From Lewinellaceae bacterium:
CCCATGTGGTACTTGGCGTACACCAGGCCCTGCATCAGCAGATAATCCACCGGATACCGGATGTGGGCCAGCAGGGCGGGCGGCATGTCTTCCCTCTTTTTCATCATGCCTTTAAAGATGTCGTCCCACACTTTGATCAGGGGATCTTCGTCGTCGAAAATGTAGAAGTTGACGCTGCCGTCGTAGGCGTTGACCGTTACTTTTACCGAATTGCGGATGTAGTTCACGCCCTCGAATACGCGCTTGTGCTGAACGCGCAGCAGGCGCTGCTCTTCGCCTTCCTTGTACTGTATTTCTTCCTGGCTGGAGAACGGTTCGGAGTAGGGAAAGTATTTGGAAGTGGTGTAGGCGTCGATGATCCAGTACAGTTCGCCGTTGGCGTTGACGATGTAGGGGTCTTTATCCAGTTCCAGGAAGGGGGCCAGTTTTTTCACTCTTTCCTCGATCTGCCGGTCAAACATCAGCCGGCTTTCGGTGGTAGGATAAGAAGAAAGCAGCAACTTGACATCTCCCATCTTGTAGGCGTAGACCAGCTTCCGCCAGAAATTGCTCAACTGCACCCCGCCTTTGCCGGCGTAGCTGACGTATTGGTTCTCGTCGCCTTTGGGATAGTCGAACTCCGGCTCGATGCTATTCGTTATCACGTAGTTGTCGGTGAGTTCTCCGTAATAAATTTGGGGTTTTAAGACCTCCAGTTCTTTGTACTGGCTTTCCGGAGGTATGTTTTTGACCAGAAGGTTGGGCAGGCCTTCAGGGGTAAATTCGGTGACGGTCGTCAGCGCCAGCCCGTAACCGTGGGTGTATTTAAACACTTTGTTGACAAAAGTCTGGCTTTCCAGGGGCAGGTTGGTCGGCACCATTTCCCGGGCCGAAATCATGACCTGCCGGTACTGCCCGTCGAAGGTGTAGCGGTCGATATCTACGTTGTTAAACTCGTAGTACAAGCGGATTTCCTGAAACTGCTTGAGCACGGCGTCCAGCGCGCGCCAGTCCCAGAGGCGGATGTTGTTGAAGATGGTTTGATTGCTTTCCACCATCTCCCGGGTGAAGCTTTCTTCAACTGGAAATTCCCGGTTTTCCGCCTTAGCCAGGTTGAAGCCATGGCGGGTAAATTCTATATTGTGGCTGATGTACGGCTTTTCATAAGAGATTTCATTGGGTTCTACCCTGAAATTCTGAAAGCTGCCGGGGATCAGGCTCAACCCGATAAACCACACAGCGGCCACCACCGCCGCTACGGCGCCCAGGGTATATTCCGCCATTCTTTCCCGCCTGACCCGGAACCGGTAAAGCAGGCGCTGAACTGCTTTTCTGCCGGCAGGAATAAACAAAAGCACGCCCAACAGGGCGGTGATGATGATGACCACCGTCAAGGTGGGCAGGACAATCGTCACGTCAGTCCAGCCCGGCCCGGAAACGGCGCCCAGGTCGGAATACAACAGGTGAAAGCGGTCCAGGTATTTGCCGGCCGCCAGCACCAGCAGTAAGATGCCGCCGTTGAAGAACAGCAGCCGGTCGCTTCGAAAGGCATCGATGTCATCCGCCCGGGCCAATGCCAGGTTGTTTTCGTACCGCTCCAAGGTGTATCGGGCGAGGTAGGAGACGGCCAGGCCCAGGATGGCAAGCGTCAGCAATACGCTGTATACCTGATCGAGAAAGGGAAGGGTAAAGAAGTAAAACCCGGTGTCCTGCCCGAGAATAGGGTCGGCTAAACCGGTATTTACCTTGTGCCAGAACTGGAGGAAAACATTCCAGTTGCCGAATCCCCACAGGCCGCCGATGAGGACAGACAGCAGGTAGGCGGAGTAGCGCAAAATCCTTTTGGTGTTGGGCAAAGCGAAAAGCAGGCCGGAAATGATGCCCAGGGCAAGCAGCCCGCCGGCTACGACGAAACCGCCCTGCGCCAGGAAGAGGGTCCAGAACCGGCCATCGTAGCCCAGGGCGTCAAACCATAGCTCCTC
This genomic window contains:
- a CDS encoding UPF0182 family protein, whose translation is MFTLLFLVLTGIGAFLLFRSLESKNRKRLAAGAAVISVAVLFLLFLDFWSEELWFDALGYDGRFWTLFLAQGGFVVAGGLLALGIISGLLFALPNTKRILRYSAYLLSVLIGGLWGFGNWNVFLQFWHKVNTGLADPILGQDTGFYFFTLPFLDQVYSVLLTLAILGLAVSYLARYTLERYENNLALARADDIDAFRSDRLLFFNGGILLLVLAAGKYLDRFHLLYSDLGAVSGPGWTDVTIVLPTLTVVIIITALLGVLLFIPAGRKAVQRLLYRFRVRRERMAEYTLGAVAAVVAAVWFIGLSLIPGSFQNFRVEPNEISYEKPYISHNIEFTRHGFNLAKAENREFPVEESFTREMVESNQTIFNNIRLWDWRALDAVLKQFQEIRLYYEFNNVDIDRYTFDGQYRQVMISAREMVPTNLPLESQTFVNKVFKYTHGYGLALTTVTEFTPEGLPNLLVKNIPPESQYKELEVLKPQIYYGELTDNYVITNSIEPEFDYPKGDENQYVSYAGKGGVQLSNFWRKLVYAYKMGDVKLLLSSYPTTESRLMFDRQIEERVKKLAPFLELDKDPYIVNANGELYWIIDAYTTSKYFPYSEPFSSQEEIQYKEGEEQRLLRVQHKRVFEGVNYIRNSVKVTVNAYDGSVNFYIFDDEDPLIKVWDDIFKGMMKKREDMPPALLAHIRYPVDYLLMQGLVYAKYHMGDPEVFYNQEDLWIRATEKYYGDVQPVEPYYIMWQQPDADEAEFSLILPFTPKNRQVSIGWIAGLCDPANYGRFLAYSFPKEKRVLGPQQVETKIDQNSFLSGQLSLWDQRGSRVIRGNVLAIPIENTIIYVEPIYLQAETAAYPELRLVCVMHDDKLSYAKTFDEALEGLFGEAAPLPERIEGQAAPAAQTTEALIERAQQAFDDYLKATGEKRFQEASQALEQLQRALEGLSEQ